The genomic stretch GATTTTATCAGACTTATATAACGATATTGAAACAGGAGAGAATATACGAACTTTTTCGTATCCAATTGAAAACGGTCATTATTTATTTATCGATATTTCATATGCCTTTTTATATGAGAAAGACGCATTATAAAAAAGCATGCCTCACTAACCCTGAGGCATGCTTTTTTTCATTTCTAAAAATGAAAGAATATGGGGTCAAAAAGAAGGAAAGCTATTACTAATTAAAACGAAAGGGATGATCGTTTATGAAAAAAGTAGTAGGATCGATAATAATTTTTTTATGTGTAACATGTTTGTATACGCCTGCTCAGGCTGAAGTTGATGGAGATACCCGCAACGAAATCTTTACTGCTCTACATGAAGCCTTTCAAGCTCAGCTTCGTTTAACGAATGAGCATTATTCAAAGGAAAAGGCAATCAGCACGCTTCTTCCATACTTTGAGAAAAGCTACGCGGAAAAATTTCTAGATGATAATATGGTTCAAGAAGCCCAGGGGTATACTGTATACGGTTCTGATTTTGCTCTTCATTATATTCCCTATTTTTCATACGACGAACAAACAAAGGTAGCGGTTCATCCATCCATGGAAAAAGCTTATGTCTTTGAATATTTTCCAGCTGTAAAAGATGGCCCCGTATCTTATGTGGGGCATTATGAGATGTTGACGTTGACTCGCCATGAGGGAAAATGGAAAGTATCAGGATTTACATATAGTAACCAAAAGCCCAGTTAATCCTCTCGCATAAGGTATTTAACTTAAGCAAGATCTAAAAGCTTTTCTAGTGTTTGTAAATCAAAGCCTTTTACCACATCATCATTAACTTTAACCGTTGGTGTTGAATATGACTGAAATACTTCAATCATACGATTTCTGGCTTTTACATCTTTTGAGACGTCATATTCTTTATATGAAATATTATTGTGTTTTAAAAACTGTTTAACAATTTCACACGGTGGACAAGATGGTTGTGTATATAATTCTACGTTTTTCATGTTAAAACTCCTTATTGTATAATATGATATTATAATCAAAAACGACAAACTACGCCATAATAAGCCAATTTCTTACGAAAATTCATGTAAAGTACTTGTGTTTTTTCTGTATGTGGCATATAGTGAAATGGTGTCTTTTATGCATGAAGATTCATGCTGAAGAAATGAGAATGAATAAACAAGCCTTAAATAGGGTAAGTAATGATGTAATCGTTGAAAGGAGAGATTATATGTCACAATTACAAGGTATTTTAACTCGTCTTGTGAATCTCCGTGAGCAAGCAAGTGGAAGTGAAGCACCACAACGCTTCTTCGAAGTAGATGGAAAACGAATTTGTAGCGTGAAATATCATGCGAAAACTGAAACGTTTGAACTTGAAGTATATCAAGATGGCGAGAAGCCAAGCGTTTATCAATTTGATAATATTGACATGATTGCAATTGAGATTTTTGAATTAATTCATTAATGAAGCCATTAATCAACTTAGATCTGTGAATTGTCGATGATTCGAATGAAAGCCTTGGATGCACATTTACGTGTATCCAAGGCTTTTTATATGTCAAGAATAACTGACGTACTAGCAGGCCTCCATATTATATAAAAAGTTAAAAAGAATCTTGACAATAACTAACTTTTGTCTATCTTTCTGAAGCATTTTTTTATATGATTAGAAGGTGAAAAAGTAAAACAATGTGTTGAGAGGAATAGCAAAATGCAATTAGTAGAATGTCGCATGCTTGTCGTATTAGCCCAAGAATTAAATATGAGAAAAGCAGCTGAGCGCTTATTTGTATCGCAGCCAGCTCTATCGCAGCGCCTGCAAACAATTGAACGGGCATGGGATACTCAAATTTTTATCCGTTCCCAAAAAGGTCTTTCTTTAACACCAGCTGGTGAAAAGATTGTGCAGTTTGCAAAGGAAGTTGTTGAAAAAGAAGACCAAGTAAAGGAAGATCTACATCATTTAGACACGGAAGTATACGGGACGTTAAAGCTCGCTGTAGCCTCTATTATTGGCCAGCATTGGTTGCCAGCGGTTTTAAAAAAGTATATGGATAAATATCCTCATGCAAAAATTTCCCTTGTAACGGGTTGGAGCAGTGAAATGCTTCGCTATATTTATGAAGATGAAGTACATATTGGAATTATTCGGGGAAACCCAGAATGGAAAGGTGTAAAGGAACACCTATTTACGGACCCTTTGTATTTAGTAGATACTGAAATTGAAGATGCTTCTGAGGTGCCGAATAATGATCGACCGTTTATTCAATTTAAAAGTGATTCTACTTACTATCAAGAAATACTCGATTGGTGGCATAGAGAGTTTCATACAACTCCAAAACGAACAATTGTTGTAGACCAAATTGAGACGTGTAAGCAAATGGCTCTAAATGGTCTTGGTTTTGCCATTTTACCGTCAATTGCTGTGAAAGATGCCCAGCATTTACATCGGATTCCACTATTAAAAGAAAATAAAGAACCAATCACTAGAGATACTTGGCTAGTAGGATATGAGTCAGCGTTTAAGCTGAAACAAGTGCGTGCATTTATGGAAATTGTCAAAGAGTATATTAAAGAACAGCAAGAAAAAGAGCTATCATAATGCATCTGCGCATTACGTGAAGAAATGAGAAAATTACGTGACTTCTAACTTGTCATGTGGAACTCATTTTGTTACATTAGTAAAATGAAGCAAATGCTAACTTAGGAGGAATACATAATATGAAAATGATGGATGCAAACGAAATTATTTCATTTATTCAAAACAGCACAAAATCAACACCTGTAAAAGTATATGTGAAAGGTGATTTAGAAGGAATCGACTTCGGCGCTTCTTCTAAAACATTCGTAACTGGTAATACAGGTGTTGTATTCGGTGAGTGGAAAGACATTCAAGCAGCAATTCAAGCAAACGAAGGAAAAGTAGAAGACTACGTTATCGAAAACGATCGTCGTAATTCTGCAATTCCACTTTTAGATATGAAAAATATCAAAGCGCGCATTGAGCCAGGTGCAATCATTCGCGACCAAGTCGAGATTGGAGACAACGCTGTTATTATGATGGGTGCTTCAATCAACATCGGTTCTGTAATCGGTGAAGGTACAATGATTGATATGAACGTTGTAATGGGTGGACGTGCAACAGTAGGTAAAAACTGTCATATCGGTGCGGGTTCAGTGTTAGCTGGCGTAATTGAGCCACCTTCTGCAAAGCCAGTTGTTGTTGAAGATGACGTTGTGATTGGTGCAAACGCAGTTGTTCTAGAAGGCGTAACAGTGGGTAAAGGTGCAGTTGTTGCTGCTGGCGCAATCGTAGTTGAAGACGTACCTCCATATACGGTAGTAGCAGGTACACCAGCTCGCGTTATTAAAGAAATTGACGAAAAAACAAAATCAAAAACTGAAATTAAACAAGAGCTTCGTCAACTAAACGACTAATAAGCGAAAGACACAGAAAGCGTGGGCAACCACGCTTTCTTAACTATAAGGAGGATTCATGGCACGTGGACATTTCTCAATTTGCTGCTTTGCGCAGAGAATTACATAAAATACCTGAGTTAGGATTTCAAGAATTGAAAACACAAGCGTTTTTATTGCGCTATATTGAAAGTCTTCCTCAAGAACATCTTGAAATTAAAACGTGGAAAACCGGTATCTTTGTAAAGGTCAAAGGGAAAAAACCAACAAAAACAATCGGCTACCGAGCTGATATTGATGGCCTCCCAATTACGGAAGAAACCGAGTATGAGTTTTCGTCCACTCATGAAGGTTTAATGCATGCATGTGGTCATGATTTTCACATGAGTATTGGTTTAGGAATCTTAACACACTTTGCAAGTTACCCAATTGATGATCATTTGCTGTTTATCTTTCAACCTGCAGAAGAGGGTCCAGGTGGGGCTCAGCCAATGCTTGAAAGCGAGATTATGAAAGAGTGGAAGCCTGACCAAATTGTGGCGCTACACATTGCCCCTGAATATCCAGTAGGATCAATTGCAGTAAAAGAAGGTCTTTTATTTGCGAACACATCTGAACTGTTTATTGATTTAAAAGGAAAAGGGGGACATGCAGCATACCCGCATAATACAAATGATATGGTAGTCGCTGCTTGTCAATTGGTTTCTCAACTGCAAACGATAGTGGCTAGAAACGTTGATCCATTAGATAGTGCCGTAATTACCGTTGGAAAAATTACTGCTGGAACGGTTCAAAATATTATTGCTGAGCGTGCTCACATTGAAGGGACCATTCGTACTTTATCTCCTGAGTCAATGGCACGTGTAAAAGAGCGAATTGAGGCTATTGTAAAAGGTGTGGAAGTAGGTTATCAGTGCGAGACAGTCATTGATTATGGTTGCATGTATCATCAAGTCTACAATGATCATGACATGACAAAGGAATTTATGACATTTGCGAGAGCCCAAGAAGAAGTAGAGGTTATTGATTGTCAAAAAGCGATGACGGGAGAAGATTTCGGTTATATGCTAAAAGAGATTCCAGGCTTTATGTTTTGGCTTGGGGTAAATTCTCCGTATGGCCTTCATCATTCAAAGCTTCAGCCAGATGAAAAAGCAATTGAGGTGGCCATTTCTCTTATCACTAGCTACTTTGAAATGAAAGGCAACGCATAAGAAAACCCCGGAAGCTTCCGGGGTTTTTTATTATCCGTTATCTTTAGCAAGCTGTGTTGATTCGCCATTCGACTTTTCAACGTATACTTGGTGTGGGAACGGGATTTCAATTCCATGCGTGTCAAAAGCTTCTTTAAACGCTTTACGAAGCTTACGTTCTACGCCCCACTGTTCGCCGTTTTTCGTTTTTCCAACAACTCGTAACACAACGTCCGATGCACCTAGGCCCTGAACGCCAAGGACGTTTGGTCCATCTACAATGTTCTCATCTTCTTGTGCAATACGATCACACACTTCTTGTAAGATGGAAGCTGCGCGATCAATATCGTCATCATATGAGATGCCGATGTCCACAAGTGCTCGCATATTTCCACGAGAGTGATTGCTTAGGCTTGTAATCTCACGATTTGGCACGTAGTGCAATGTGCCATCAAATCCGCGGATTTGAGTTGTACGAAGTCCTACAGATTCAACAATACCTGAAAAACTCCCTGTTGTTACATAGTCGTCTACATCGATTTGTTTTTCCAGCAGTAAGAAAAATCCTGTAACGATGTCGCTCACAAGTCCTTGAGCGCCAAAACCGATTGCTAACCCCACTACTCCAGCACCGGCAAGAAGTGCGGTCGCTTGTACGCCAACAGTTTCAAGTAACATCACAACAACAATAAAGATAAGAACGTATGAAAACACATTTACCATTAAGCTTTTAAGCGTAAGTGCTCGACCTTTTGATACAGTATCACGTTCCATCATACGGTTGAAAGAACGGTCAATAATACGCGTTCCAATGGAACGTACGATTAAGAAACCAATTAAGATGAGGACAAGCTTTAAAACAACTAATCCTGCAACCGTCAGAAGCTGTTCCCAATTGACTTCTGAAAAATTTAACATAAAAAATTCATCCTTTCTAAACATAAAACACTTAACTGGAAATAAATCAAAAAGATAACCATATGTAATGTAAAAACTTGCTTAGTTTCTGGCTCTTTCAGTACATTATTTTATTCCCGCTATTAGACATGCTAAACTTAATTTGTCCCTTTTTGCAAGTCATTAATGCTATTTTTTCTAGAAGTGAACAAAAAAAGTTCGTTTATCTTAGATAAAAATAGGGCATACCATGTATGTCGTCCTATTTCATGTAGTTTATAACTAATTAATAGGTATAATTTACTATATTTAAATGAAAAGCAGAATAAACATGAGCTTATTATTATGTTGGAGGGATGATTCATGCCAGAACGCATGGTAGCCAAGCAGGCCCCACGCTTTGAAATGGAAGCAGTACTGCCGAATAAAGAGTTTGGAAAAGTAAGCTTAGAAGAGAATATGAAACAAGAGAAATGGACAGTTCTTTTCTTTTACCCTATGGATTTTACAGCAGTATGTCCAACTGAAATTACGGCTTTGTCAGATCGCTACGATGAATTTAAAAAGCTAGAGGCAGAAGTAATTGGTGTTTCAACAGATACTATTCATACGCATTTAGCTTGGATTAAAGCAGATCGACGAGATAACGGACTAGGCCCAGTTAATTATCCTTTAGCCGCAGATACAAATCATATTGTTTCACGTGAATATGGCGTTTTAATTGAAGAGAAAGGCGTAGCTTTACGCGGGTTATTTATCATTAGTCCTCAAGGAGAACTAATGTATGCTGTTGTCAACCATAATAATATCGGCCGAGATGTAGATGAAACGCTGCGAGTGTTACACGCTCTACAAACTGGTGAGCTTTGTCCCGCAAATTGGAGACCAGGACAAGCAACGTTATAAAATCACGAAAAGCGTATGCTAAACATGAACATAAGAGATTTCTTACAGCTAAGTTCAGCTGTAGAGTTAGGTAAAACCAAGTGAAAATACATAAATGCTGATGTTTCTGAAAAGTAGACATCAGTGTTTTTTATGTTTTGTTTGTTCAGAAAGTGGAAAATACGTTTGAAGATGCCGAATTTATATCATACTAACGATAATTTAGTATTGAAGGAGGAATTTAGATGCAAATTGGAATGATTGGTTTAGGAAAGATGGGAGCTAACCTTTCTCTAAACTTGATGGAATACAACCATGCAGTTGTAGCATTTGACGTGAATAAAGAAGCAGTTAAAACGTTGGAGGAACAAGGAGCTTTAGGAGCTCATTCAGTAGAAGAATTA from Bacillus sp. 1780r2a1 encodes the following:
- a CDS encoding LysR family transcriptional regulator; this encodes MQLVECRMLVVLAQELNMRKAAERLFVSQPALSQRLQTIERAWDTQIFIRSQKGLSLTPAGEKIVQFAKEVVEKEDQVKEDLHHLDTEVYGTLKLAVASIIGQHWLPAVLKKYMDKYPHAKISLVTGWSSEMLRYIYEDEVHIGIIRGNPEWKGVKEHLFTDPLYLVDTEIEDASEVPNNDRPFIQFKSDSTYYQEILDWWHREFHTTPKRTIVVDQIETCKQMALNGLGFAILPSIAVKDAQHLHRIPLLKENKEPITRDTWLVGYESAFKLKQVRAFMEIVKEYIKEQQEKELS
- a CDS encoding mechanosensitive ion channel family protein; its protein translation is MLNFSEVNWEQLLTVAGLVVLKLVLILIGFLIVRSIGTRIIDRSFNRMMERDTVSKGRALTLKSLMVNVFSYVLIFIVVVMLLETVGVQATALLAGAGVVGLAIGFGAQGLVSDIVTGFFLLLEKQIDVDDYVTTGSFSGIVESVGLRTTQIRGFDGTLHYVPNREITSLSNHSRGNMRALVDIGISYDDDIDRAASILQEVCDRIAQEDENIVDGPNVLGVQGLGASDVVLRVVGKTKNGEQWGVERKLRKAFKEAFDTHGIEIPFPHQVYVEKSNGESTQLAKDNG
- a CDS encoding glutathione S-transferase N-terminal domain-containing protein, whose translation is MKNVELYTQPSCPPCEIVKQFLKHNNISYKEYDVSKDVKARNRMIEVFQSYSTPTVKVNDDVVKGFDLQTLEKLLDLA
- a CDS encoding DUF3993 domain-containing protein, which gives rise to MKKVVGSIIIFLCVTCLYTPAQAEVDGDTRNEIFTALHEAFQAQLRLTNEHYSKEKAISTLLPYFEKSYAEKFLDDNMVQEAQGYTVYGSDFALHYIPYFSYDEQTKVAVHPSMEKAYVFEYFPAVKDGPVSYVGHYEMLTLTRHEGKWKVSGFTYSNQKPS
- a CDS encoding peroxiredoxin codes for the protein MPERMVAKQAPRFEMEAVLPNKEFGKVSLEENMKQEKWTVLFFYPMDFTAVCPTEITALSDRYDEFKKLEAEVIGVSTDTIHTHLAWIKADRRDNGLGPVNYPLAADTNHIVSREYGVLIEEKGVALRGLFIISPQGELMYAVVNHNNIGRDVDETLRVLHALQTGELCPANWRPGQATL
- a CDS encoding YkuJ family protein, producing the protein MSQLQGILTRLVNLREQASGSEAPQRFFEVDGKRICSVKYHAKTETFELEVYQDGEKPSVYQFDNIDMIAIEIFELIH
- the dapD gene encoding 2,3,4,5-tetrahydropyridine-2,6-dicarboxylate N-acetyltransferase, which produces MKMMDANEIISFIQNSTKSTPVKVYVKGDLEGIDFGASSKTFVTGNTGVVFGEWKDIQAAIQANEGKVEDYVIENDRRNSAIPLLDMKNIKARIEPGAIIRDQVEIGDNAVIMMGASINIGSVIGEGTMIDMNVVMGGRATVGKNCHIGAGSVLAGVIEPPSAKPVVVEDDVVIGANAVVLEGVTVGKGAVVAAGAIVVEDVPPYTVVAGTPARVIKEIDEKTKSKTEIKQELRQLND
- a CDS encoding N-acetyldiaminopimelate deacetylase, yielding MDISQFAALRRELHKIPELGFQELKTQAFLLRYIESLPQEHLEIKTWKTGIFVKVKGKKPTKTIGYRADIDGLPITEETEYEFSSTHEGLMHACGHDFHMSIGLGILTHFASYPIDDHLLFIFQPAEEGPGGAQPMLESEIMKEWKPDQIVALHIAPEYPVGSIAVKEGLLFANTSELFIDLKGKGGHAAYPHNTNDMVVAACQLVSQLQTIVARNVDPLDSAVITVGKITAGTVQNIIAERAHIEGTIRTLSPESMARVKERIEAIVKGVEVGYQCETVIDYGCMYHQVYNDHDMTKEFMTFARAQEEVEVIDCQKAMTGEDFGYMLKEIPGFMFWLGVNSPYGLHHSKLQPDEKAIEVAISLITSYFEMKGNA